Proteins from one Mesotoga infera genomic window:
- the gltX gene encoding glutamate--tRNA ligase, whose product MIRVRFAPSPTGYLHVGGARTALFNYLFAKHYDGKFVLRIEDTDVSRSTKEYEEQLMESLLWMGITWDEGPDVGGETGPYRQTERTDIYVKMVEELINSGKAYRVYAYPEEIETLHDDLLSQGKPPHYDQQMLEKFNTSERKKEFEDKGLNPVVFFKMPRKEYRLVDLIKGEVIFKEGSIGDFVILRSNNQPIYNFAVVVDDILMEITHVIRGDDHLSNTLRQLALYEAFEAPIPFFAHVSMILGPDGKKLSKRHGDTSVEQFRDKGFLPEAFFNFLTLLGWSHPEGKEILSYGEIIESFTIDRVNTSAAIFDEAKARWMNGVYIRETDLDRITDLTIPFLVRAGLITLEEANANRKWLKRAIDSVRKGVELLQEIPEKMKLYFEEIQVKPLRPENEEQRKVFRSLEAFKDRIEYLNSWSNEEIVSTIKEILKEIKPDRKAFYMSLRHVLTASEEGPELVDVVFLLGRNKTLHRLQQALRLP is encoded by the coding sequence ATGATTAGGGTGAGATTCGCTCCAAGTCCCACCGGTTATCTGCATGTAGGTGGCGCCCGTACCGCGCTTTTCAACTATCTTTTTGCCAAGCATTACGACGGCAAATTCGTGCTCAGAATCGAAGATACAGACGTTTCCAGGTCCACGAAAGAGTACGAAGAACAACTGATGGAATCTCTACTCTGGATGGGAATAACCTGGGACGAAGGACCGGATGTCGGCGGAGAGACAGGCCCGTACAGGCAGACCGAGAGAACCGATATATACGTGAAAATGGTTGAGGAGTTGATAAATTCAGGTAAAGCCTACAGAGTTTATGCCTATCCGGAAGAGATAGAGACGCTTCACGACGATCTCCTTTCCCAAGGTAAGCCGCCCCACTACGATCAACAGATGCTCGAGAAGTTCAATACCTCTGAAAGAAAAAAAGAGTTCGAAGATAAAGGCCTGAACCCTGTAGTGTTTTTCAAGATGCCGAGAAAAGAATACCGTCTCGTTGATTTGATAAAAGGTGAAGTAATTTTCAAAGAAGGTTCGATCGGTGATTTTGTGATACTCCGCTCCAACAACCAGCCCATCTACAACTTTGCGGTGGTTGTCGACGATATACTGATGGAGATCACACATGTAATAAGGGGTGACGATCATCTTTCAAATACCCTTCGGCAGCTCGCGCTTTACGAAGCCTTTGAAGCACCAATTCCTTTTTTTGCCCACGTATCGATGATCCTTGGTCCCGATGGGAAAAAACTCAGCAAGAGGCATGGAGACACATCTGTCGAACAGTTCAGAGATAAAGGCTTTCTCCCGGAGGCCTTTTTCAACTTTCTCACTCTTCTTGGATGGTCACACCCGGAGGGAAAGGAGATTCTTTCCTATGGTGAAATAATAGAGAGTTTCACCATAGACAGGGTCAACACCAGTGCAGCGATATTCGATGAAGCCAAAGCCCGCTGGATGAACGGGGTTTATATACGCGAAACCGACCTGGATAGAATAACCGATCTCACCATACCTTTTCTTGTGCGGGCAGGGCTGATCACGCTTGAAGAGGCCAATGCGAATCGTAAATGGCTAAAACGGGCAATCGATTCGGTGAGAAAGGGTGTAGAATTGCTGCAGGAAATACCGGAAAAGATGAAGCTCTACTTCGAAGAAATTCAGGTGAAACCTCTAAGACCCGAGAACGAGGAACAGCGGAAGGTATTCAGATCGCTCGAAGCTTTCAAAGATAGGATAGAGTATTTGAACAGCTGGAGCAATGAAGAGATAGTATCGACGATCAAAGAGATACTCAAAGAGATAAAGCCAGACAGGAAGGCCTTCTACATGAGTCTTAGACACGTATTGACGGCCAGCGAAGAAGGACCGGAACTCGTGGACGTCGTCTTTCTGCTCGGTAGAAACAAGACCCTGCACCGTCTACAGCAAGCCCTCAGACTTCCATAA
- a CDS encoding ABC transporter permease: MDRSKIYALLVPIVSVIIALLIASIVIIIIGKNPLTAYRIMLEGAFGGAEQLANTIIKMTPLILTGLAVGFGFRAGVFNIGAEGQMTIGALMGAIVAMSIGGIPSVIAIPLSIIVGMLAGAFWASIAGFLKAFTGAHEVISTIMLNWIAANFASFMVTGPLAVGSGTPKSPEIGEAAKLPVVLKVQATELSIGIFIAVIVAVVMYVFIEKTTTGYELKGVGFNPYAAEYGGISIRKSIIMTMAISGALAGMAGIVDLLGVPPHRFVGELTGGRGFDGITIALIGRNNPIGIIFAALLIAALRTGSNAMQIRAQIPNDIVSIIQGIVIFLVAAERIVTTLIYLKGRKGVTTA, encoded by the coding sequence ATGGACCGAAGCAAAATCTACGCTTTGCTGGTACCTATAGTTTCGGTAATTATCGCACTGTTGATAGCTTCGATCGTTATAATAATCATCGGCAAAAATCCTCTGACTGCCTATAGAATAATGCTGGAAGGAGCTTTCGGCGGTGCCGAACAGCTCGCCAACACTATAATCAAGATGACTCCTTTGATACTCACCGGCCTGGCCGTTGGTTTCGGTTTCCGCGCCGGTGTCTTCAACATAGGTGCCGAAGGCCAGATGACTATCGGCGCACTGATGGGAGCAATAGTCGCAATGAGCATAGGCGGCATTCCTTCGGTGATAGCTATACCACTATCCATAATCGTAGGGATGCTGGCAGGCGCCTTCTGGGCATCGATAGCCGGTTTTTTAAAGGCTTTCACCGGCGCTCACGAAGTCATTTCGACCATAATGCTCAACTGGATAGCGGCCAACTTTGCCTCCTTCATGGTCACCGGACCTCTGGCCGTGGGCTCGGGTACGCCAAAGAGCCCTGAGATAGGCGAAGCCGCGAAGCTTCCGGTCGTCCTGAAGGTCCAGGCGACGGAACTGAGTATAGGCATCTTCATAGCCGTTATTGTGGCGGTGGTAATGTACGTCTTCATTGAGAAGACAACGACCGGTTACGAATTGAAGGGTGTGGGCTTCAATCCCTACGCGGCCGAGTACGGCGGCATCAGCATAAGAAAGAGCATCATAATGACGATGGCCATCAGCGGAGCGTTGGCCGGAATGGCCGGTATTGTGGACCTTCTCGGGGTTCCGCCTCACAGATTCGTGGGTGAACTGACCGGCGGACGTGGCTTTGACGGAATAACCATAGCGCTCATCGGACGAAACAATCCAATAGGAATAATCTTCGCCGCTCTTCTGATAGCGGCTCTGAGAACCGGATCCAACGCTATGCAGATAAGAGCACAGATACCCAACGATATAGTTTCCATAATCCAGGGAATTGTGATCTTTCTGGTGGCGGCGGAAAGAATCGTCACCACCCTTATATACTTGAAAGGCAGGAAAGGGGTGACCACGGCATGA
- a CDS encoding NUDIX hydrolase, with protein sequence MEISLHKEEIFSGRILKLERHLVRLTDDSEAYREVVRHPGAVAVVAFKGEELLLVRQYRFPVQKFMLEIPAGKLDSGESPEDCARRELLEETGYGPVELEKLTVIETSPGFSDEAIHIFTCEVEKIGESDPDEGEFVEPVFMKIEEVVKRITDGSISDSKTISGVLLALRRKESQRPPAKAVS encoded by the coding sequence ATGGAGATTTCGTTGCACAAAGAGGAGATCTTCTCCGGAAGAATATTGAAACTGGAGAGACATCTGGTGAGGTTGACAGACGATAGCGAAGCTTACAGAGAGGTGGTACGGCATCCCGGGGCCGTCGCCGTTGTAGCCTTCAAGGGAGAAGAACTCCTGCTGGTAAGGCAGTACAGGTTTCCCGTTCAGAAGTTCATGCTGGAAATACCGGCCGGTAAGTTAGATAGTGGAGAGAGCCCAGAGGACTGCGCAAGGAGGGAACTTCTCGAAGAAACCGGTTACGGACCGGTTGAACTTGAAAAACTGACGGTGATAGAGACTTCACCGGGCTTTTCCGATGAGGCGATCCATATTTTCACCTGCGAAGTCGAGAAAATTGGGGAGTCCGATCCCGACGAAGGCGAGTTCGTCGAACCGGTATTCATGAAAATCGAAGAAGTGGTAAAGAGGATAACAGATGGCAGCATAAGCGATAGTAAGACAATTTCCGGTGTTTTACTTGCTCTACGCAGAAAGGAGAGTCAACGACCCCCGGCAAAAGCCGTGAGCTAG
- a CDS encoding ABC transporter ATP-binding protein yields MDATNVKNLDLSGMAVAMKGITKRFPSVIANDNVDFFVKKGEIHALVGENGAGKSTLMNQLYGLYTPDEGEIYINGERFIFKGPRDAIDAGIGMVHQHFMLVDNQTVSENVVLGSEPRRGPFNLFIDSGKSRKSVLELSKKYGLSVDVDAMIEDIPVGMQQRVEILKILYRGANILIFDEPTAVLTPQETGELFKILRVLKENGKTIIFITHKLNEVMAITDRVTVMRLGKVTGQVDTKDTNPRQLANMMVGREVLLRVEKEARKPGKTLLEVKNLHVKDNRKLDTVKNVSFSVREGEILGIAGVAGNGQTELIEAITGLRKAESGSITLMGKDLTNKSALDIRESGLTHIPEDRLKRGLISQYPVYYNLILGKHNDKPFASEGFIDMKEVKKFARYIVDTFDVRPKDIEILGGNLSGGNQQKVVVGRELSTIPIEPKVVAISQPTRGLDIGAIEFIHKTILNMRAKGIGILLVSMELDEIFSLSDRILVFYEGKIMGEVLPDEVNREEIGLMMAGHSKAEVVKERG; encoded by the coding sequence ATGGACGCCACAAACGTTAAAAACCTCGATCTTTCCGGTATGGCCGTTGCCATGAAAGGTATCACCAAGAGATTCCCCTCCGTGATCGCGAACGATAACGTAGATTTCTTCGTCAAGAAAGGCGAAATACATGCGCTCGTCGGAGAGAATGGTGCCGGAAAATCCACTCTCATGAACCAACTGTACGGTCTTTATACACCGGACGAAGGCGAGATCTATATAAACGGAGAGAGATTTATTTTCAAGGGTCCGAGAGACGCTATCGACGCAGGAATAGGGATGGTTCACCAGCACTTCATGCTCGTTGACAACCAGACGGTCTCGGAAAATGTCGTTCTCGGCTCAGAGCCTAGACGGGGTCCCTTCAACCTCTTTATCGATAGCGGCAAATCGAGAAAATCTGTCTTGGAACTCTCCAAAAAGTACGGTCTATCGGTCGATGTCGATGCGATGATAGAAGATATACCGGTCGGTATGCAGCAGAGAGTCGAAATTTTGAAGATCCTTTATAGAGGAGCAAACATACTGATCTTCGATGAACCGACTGCGGTGTTGACTCCCCAGGAGACCGGGGAACTCTTCAAAATATTGAGGGTCCTCAAAGAAAACGGGAAGACCATAATCTTCATCACTCACAAGTTGAACGAAGTGATGGCTATAACCGACAGAGTAACAGTTATGAGACTGGGAAAAGTCACAGGCCAGGTCGATACCAAAGATACCAACCCCAGGCAACTGGCCAACATGATGGTGGGTAGAGAAGTACTACTCAGAGTCGAGAAAGAAGCTCGCAAGCCCGGGAAGACGCTCCTGGAAGTTAAAAACCTCCACGTGAAAGACAACAGAAAACTCGATACCGTCAAAAATGTATCCTTCAGCGTTAGAGAGGGTGAGATACTGGGAATAGCCGGTGTGGCCGGAAACGGCCAGACGGAACTCATAGAAGCCATTACGGGATTGAGAAAAGCCGAGAGTGGCAGTATAACTCTCATGGGAAAGGATCTTACGAACAAGTCTGCCCTCGACATTAGAGAATCTGGATTGACACATATTCCTGAGGATAGACTTAAAAGGGGTCTGATTTCACAGTACCCGGTCTATTACAATCTGATCCTGGGAAAGCACAACGACAAACCCTTCGCTTCTGAAGGTTTCATAGATATGAAAGAGGTCAAGAAATTTGCCAGATACATCGTCGATACTTTCGACGTTAGACCCAAAGACATAGAGATCCTGGGAGGCAACCTTTCCGGAGGGAATCAGCAGAAAGTCGTGGTGGGAAGGGAGTTGAGTACCATTCCAATAGAGCCAAAAGTCGTGGCGATATCCCAGCCAACTAGGGGACTTGATATCGGAGCTATTGAGTTCATACACAAAACGATACTCAATATGAGAGCGAAGGGTATCGGTATCCTCCTGGTTTCAATGGAACTGGACGAGATATTCTCTCTCTCAGACCGGATATTGGTTTTCTATGAAGGTAAAATAATGGGTGAAGTGCTTCCCGATGAAGTGAACCGCGAAGAGATAGGACTAATGATGGCCGGTCACAGCAAGGCAGAAGTAGTGAAAGAGCGGGGGTGA
- the cdd gene encoding cytidine deaminase, whose protein sequence is MKDSSKENILIQKAIEAMENSYSPYSNFPVGAALLTEEGEIFTGANVENASFGLTVCAERSAIVSAVSRGRRNFRTIAITSKRDKPTSPCGMCRQFMAEFGDFEVILVGKESVVRTTVFELLPMHFELEE, encoded by the coding sequence ATGAAAGACAGTTCAAAGGAGAACATACTGATACAGAAAGCTATTGAAGCCATGGAGAACTCCTATTCCCCTTATTCTAATTTTCCAGTTGGAGCGGCTCTTCTAACGGAGGAGGGAGAGATTTTCACCGGTGCGAACGTTGAGAACGCCTCGTTTGGCTTGACGGTTTGCGCTGAGAGATCCGCGATAGTCTCGGCCGTATCCAGAGGGCGGAGAAATTTTAGGACCATAGCCATAACCAGCAAGAGAGACAAGCCGACCTCTCCATGTGGAATGTGCAGACAATTCATGGCCGAATTCGGAGACTTCGAAGTGATACTGGTAGGGAAGGAAAGTGTTGTAAGAACCACGGTTTTCGAGCTTCTCCCAATGCACTTCGAACTGGAGGAGTGA
- a CDS encoding RRXRR domain-containing protein gives MLVYVINRHGKPLMPCKPQKARKLLKEQKAKVVKRTPFTIQLLYGSSGYKQDVILGVDAGSKTIGLLATTENKEVFSAEVELRTDTEVELKVKRNSSFRDAAFMGIMLWAFYNKLKELYSNVSLTFGYITKNVRIKHNLEKSHRIDARCISGNASTKESDCWYFFKQVRKQNRQLHKTNPKKGIRRENKAPGYVHGYQLFDKVEYLGRECFVFGRRSSGYFDLRTLDGEVVSRSASVGKLKLVERASSLLCERREASFLTALKHGVS, from the coding sequence ATGTTAGTCTACGTTATTAACAGGCACGGGAAACCACTAATGCCCTGTAAACCACAGAAAGCAAGGAAGCTATTGAAAGAGCAGAAGGCTAAAGTGGTTAAAAGAACGCCATTCACCATTCAATTGTTGTACGGTTCCTCTGGATACAAACAAGATGTAATTCTCGGTGTAGATGCCGGAAGTAAGACAATAGGGCTATTGGCTACAACTGAGAACAAGGAAGTATTTTCAGCAGAAGTCGAATTGAGAACAGATACTGAGGTCGAACTTAAAGTCAAGCGCAACTCTTCATTCAGGGATGCAGCCTTTATGGGCATAATGCTATGGGCTTTCTACAACAAACTAAAAGAACTGTATTCAAATGTGTCTCTGACTTTTGGCTATATAACCAAGAATGTTCGAATTAAACACAATCTCGAAAAGTCGCACCGTATAGATGCCAGGTGCATCTCAGGAAACGCATCTACAAAAGAAAGTGATTGTTGGTACTTCTTCAAACAAGTACGCAAACAAAACAGGCAATTGCACAAAACAAATCCGAAAAAGGGTATCCGCAGAGAGAACAAAGCTCCTGGATACGTACACGGTTATCAGCTGTTCGATAAGGTTGAATATCTTGGTAGGGAATGTTTTGTGTTTGGACGCAGATCGTCCGGATATTTTGATTTGCGTACTCTTGACGGAGAAGTCGTCAGTCGTTCTGCCAGTGTAGGTAAACTAAAACTTGTAGAAAGAGCTTCATCATTATTGTGTGAAAGGAGGGAAGCGTCATTTCTCACCGCGCTAAAGCACGGTGTCTCCTGA
- a CDS encoding hemolysin family protein gives MSVSKLKLRELSESGEKRFAKSVKYFVDNPNSILTAILVMNNIVNILASSLATLLAIQLLPQNFAGVAAAIVTGVMTFLILVFGEITPKIFARENPERFFKRVIVFITILTSILRPLLWLLLRISNLFIVILGGKKVSYAPFITEDEIRSAVDAGHEEGVLQSEERMIMKRTLELKDISVKEIMTPRVEIVSLEEDAPLIELMKLVESEGYSRYPIYRENVDRIVGVCYAKDLLNFILDRKDNDFLQITHVKEIMRAPYFVPETKKVDDLLREFKEKKNHMAIVIDEYGGTAGLITMEDAIEELTGEILDEYDEESEEMMIEKLSDSEYIVDGMTPINDIERELEQVFPDTEFETIGGYLLEVLERFPEVGEKIIVNGFTFEILAAGKNKVEKIRLSVDRRSVDERQFKGEHTDTESY, from the coding sequence ATGTCCGTCAGCAAACTGAAATTGCGTGAGCTCTCGGAGAGCGGTGAAAAAAGGTTCGCCAAATCGGTCAAGTATTTCGTCGACAATCCCAACAGTATTCTGACAGCTATTCTGGTAATGAACAACATAGTGAATATTCTCGCCTCTTCTCTCGCTACGCTTCTTGCAATCCAGCTTTTGCCGCAGAACTTTGCAGGCGTCGCCGCTGCGATCGTAACCGGTGTGATGACTTTTCTGATACTTGTCTTCGGAGAAATAACACCCAAAATCTTTGCCAGGGAGAACCCCGAGCGTTTTTTCAAGAGAGTTATAGTCTTTATTACCATCTTGACGTCTATTCTCAGGCCCCTGCTATGGTTACTTCTACGCATCTCAAATCTCTTCATAGTTATTTTGGGTGGAAAAAAGGTTTCGTACGCTCCCTTCATAACGGAGGACGAGATAAGATCTGCCGTGGACGCCGGGCACGAAGAAGGTGTGCTGCAGTCCGAAGAGAGAATGATCATGAAGAGGACTCTAGAACTCAAGGATATCTCTGTCAAGGAGATAATGACTCCTAGGGTCGAGATAGTTTCACTGGAAGAGGACGCACCACTCATAGAATTGATGAAGCTCGTGGAATCTGAAGGCTATTCGCGTTATCCTATCTACAGGGAGAATGTTGACAGGATAGTCGGGGTTTGTTATGCCAAGGACCTGCTCAATTTCATTCTAGACAGAAAGGACAATGATTTTCTCCAGATTACCCATGTCAAAGAGATAATGAGGGCACCTTACTTCGTTCCCGAAACGAAAAAGGTCGATGACCTGCTCAGAGAGTTCAAAGAGAAGAAGAACCATATGGCGATAGTTATCGACGAATACGGAGGGACGGCCGGACTGATAACCATGGAAGATGCTATAGAGGAGCTGACTGGAGAGATACTCGACGAATATGACGAAGAATCCGAAGAGATGATGATAGAAAAGCTCAGCGACAGTGAGTACATAGTCGATGGGATGACACCAATAAACGATATCGAGAGGGAGCTCGAGCAGGTCTTTCCCGACACTGAGTTCGAAACCATCGGCGGTTACCTGCTGGAGGTTCTTGAAAGGTTTCCCGAAGTGGGAGAGAAGATAATAGTCAACGGCTTCACCTTCGAGATCTTGGCCGCCGGAAAGAACAAAGTAGAAAAGATAAGGCTCAGCGTTGACAGGAGGAGCGTCGATGAAAGACAGTTCAAAGGAGAACATACTGATACAGAAAGCTATTGA
- a CDS encoding 23S rRNA (pseudouridine(1915)-N(3))-methyltransferase RlmH, whose amino-acid sequence MNIRAVLTGKPKSSFIVQGIEQYGKWLKPYVRIEVRYLPLGGGTGREREKIKEREGRNYLKLLRPDETVVLLHEQGEQYSSLEFAHKLQKWQNIGVKNLSFFLGGPLGFSDELLSREWQKVSLSRMTFTHEMALLILLEQLYRAYCILDNRTYHY is encoded by the coding sequence ATGAACATACGAGCAGTGCTAACGGGGAAACCGAAATCGAGTTTTATTGTCCAAGGCATAGAGCAGTACGGCAAATGGCTAAAGCCATACGTGAGAATCGAAGTCCGATACCTTCCGCTGGGCGGGGGGACGGGCAGAGAAAGGGAGAAGATCAAGGAAAGAGAAGGCAGAAACTACCTGAAACTTTTGAGACCCGATGAAACCGTCGTTCTCTTACACGAACAGGGTGAGCAATACTCATCGCTGGAGTTTGCACATAAGCTACAAAAATGGCAGAATATAGGAGTGAAGAATCTGTCTTTCTTCTTGGGTGGACCACTCGGTTTCAGTGACGAGCTCCTCTCGAGGGAGTGGCAGAAAGTATCGCTGTCCAGAATGACTTTCACACACGAGATGGCTCTTTTGATACTGCTCGAGCAGCTCTACAGGGCCTATTGTATTCTGGATAACAGGACATACCATTACTGA
- a CDS encoding ABC transporter permease: MSWIEAIFAILVNPLFYKLTLLSATPLIFSALGGTYSEITGVTNIALEGIMLMGAFNSIVFTLITGNAWIGVLMAVIIGVGFTWFHAWASIRWSANQIVSATALVIVAQGTTSFLMIPIFGNEGQTDFIGRVPYIEIGWLKGVPFVGDIFGSMSPFTYLAIAAVIASWILMYRTPLGLRMRAVGENPEAADTLGINVFKTRYFGVLMSGALSSLGGAFLSVGELGRFVENMIHGRGFIALAAMILGNWNPAGAMWAALLFGAAEAMNLQLQSSSIVSVSANVKPLFNMLPFIVTLIVVGGFIGKTRSPAADGEPYEKES, encoded by the coding sequence ATGAGCTGGATTGAGGCTATTTTTGCTATTCTCGTTAATCCGCTTTTCTATAAGTTGACTCTGCTTTCTGCGACGCCTCTGATATTTTCCGCTCTGGGCGGTACTTACAGTGAGATAACTGGCGTTACCAACATCGCCCTCGAAGGAATAATGTTGATGGGTGCCTTCAACTCCATAGTTTTCACTTTAATCACGGGGAACGCCTGGATCGGTGTTTTGATGGCTGTCATAATAGGAGTTGGGTTCACCTGGTTCCACGCATGGGCGAGCATTCGCTGGTCGGCCAACCAGATAGTCAGCGCAACGGCACTGGTTATCGTCGCCCAGGGAACCACCTCTTTTCTCATGATTCCCATATTCGGGAACGAAGGTCAGACGGATTTCATAGGAAGGGTTCCGTACATAGAGATTGGCTGGCTGAAGGGAGTGCCCTTCGTTGGCGACATCTTCGGATCGATGAGCCCCTTCACCTACTTGGCAATCGCCGCCGTTATAGCTAGCTGGATCCTGATGTACAGGACACCTCTGGGTTTGAGGATGAGGGCGGTCGGTGAAAACCCTGAAGCGGCCGATACTTTGGGCATAAACGTTTTCAAGACCAGATATTTCGGTGTCCTCATGAGCGGTGCCCTGAGCAGTCTAGGAGGCGCCTTCCTCTCGGTGGGAGAACTGGGAAGGTTCGTCGAGAACATGATCCACGGAAGAGGTTTCATAGCTCTGGCTGCGATGATTCTGGGGAACTGGAACCCCGCAGGCGCGATGTGGGCGGCTCTGCTCTTTGGTGCTGCCGAAGCCATGAACCTCCAGTTGCAGAGCAGTTCGATCGTATCTGTTTCAGCCAACGTGAAACCGCTTTTCAATATGTTGCCTTTCATCGTAACACTGATCGTTGTAGGCGGTTTCATAGGAAAGACTAGATCTCCTGCGGCAGATGGTGAACCTTACGAGAAGGAATCATAA
- a CDS encoding BMP family lipoprotein translates to MKLRVLLVISLILMVALPVMAMKVIMVTDVGGLGDKSFNDGTWEGIVKASDFLGLEKEVVQSKEQSDYIPNLSNAAKEADIVFGVGFMMADALYKVAPQFPDTYFVGIDIDPIENMPNNVATYLFKEQEGAFLVGYVVAAMTKTNMVGFVGGIPIPPVERFRYGYEAGIRVYEELHGKTISMLQGYTMDFNDPKKGKDLALAQFAEGADIVFHASGACGNGVIEAAAEKGEGFFAVGVDVDQDYMAPGRVLTSSVKRVDMASYQAVMSIALGTFESGTKILGIKDEGVGISPMKYTKDVVGPAILGEVEFLKEQIKAGNVVVPDTQEKLDAFVVPAITLP, encoded by the coding sequence ATGAAACTCAGAGTGCTTTTGGTCATTTCTCTTATTCTCATGGTTGCCCTTCCGGTAATGGCGATGAAGGTGATCATGGTTACCGACGTCGGCGGGCTTGGCGACAAATCATTCAACGATGGAACCTGGGAAGGAATCGTTAAGGCATCTGATTTTCTCGGACTCGAGAAAGAGGTAGTCCAGTCCAAAGAGCAGTCGGACTACATACCAAACCTCTCCAACGCAGCCAAAGAAGCTGATATTGTCTTCGGAGTTGGGTTCATGATGGCCGATGCTCTTTACAAGGTAGCTCCCCAGTTCCCAGACACTTACTTTGTCGGAATCGACATCGACCCGATCGAGAATATGCCAAACAACGTGGCAACTTATCTCTTCAAAGAACAGGAAGGAGCCTTCCTTGTGGGTTACGTCGTTGCAGCGATGACGAAGACCAATATGGTAGGTTTCGTCGGTGGAATCCCGATACCGCCGGTTGAAAGGTTCCGCTACGGCTATGAAGCTGGAATAAGAGTCTACGAAGAGCTTCACGGAAAGACGATCTCCATGCTCCAGGGATACACAATGGATTTCAATGATCCCAAAAAGGGTAAGGATCTCGCTCTCGCACAGTTCGCCGAAGGCGCAGATATAGTCTTCCACGCTTCCGGAGCCTGTGGAAACGGAGTAATCGAAGCAGCGGCCGAGAAGGGAGAAGGCTTCTTTGCAGTCGGTGTAGATGTCGACCAGGATTATATGGCACCCGGAAGAGTTCTAACAAGCTCAGTCAAGAGAGTCGATATGGCCTCCTATCAGGCTGTCATGAGCATTGCCCTGGGAACTTTCGAGTCCGGCACCAAGATCCTGGGTATAAAGGATGAGGGTGTCGGAATAAGCCCGATGAAGTACACCAAGGATGTAGTTGGCCCGGCTATTCTCGGCGAAGTTGAGTTCTTGAAGGAACAGATCAAGGCCGGAAACGTTGTTGTTCCAGATACGCAGGAAAAGCTGGACGCTTTCGTAGTTCCCGCTATAACGTTACCATAA